A window from Rhizosphaericola mali encodes these proteins:
- a CDS encoding YdcF family protein, translating into MILYKKVVFFSLFIISFCSSLVAQELGNKEAIVLQKNYPFLYFIAQQSSISKELISNKWYQGFTQRKLGKINSLDEFSFQANSFALFDALKLNSLETDSLAKIVSNSLRKNVLMLDWLKRNKGLYKTETADISTQIYNDFLQDLSGINYVIDVYGKGQKSNYPNIDSISLPIKTSNERKMVQQLFWDVEQNYYSSNSFFMEANLRAASHLLELNGRYDAADFEPMATSVNKTALSNFKSVKWADYKYSHILVLGAGPEVKEDSINPVGILRCQLAADLYKEKLAPVIIVSGGRVHPYKTNYSEALEMKKYLVNELHIPKYAIIMEPHARHTTTNIRNGVRLLMKYHFPMDKEGLIVTTHEQSSWLTDAKFAKRCEEEMSVIPFNNMHRISPTVVSYIPNLQSLLINNKEPLDP; encoded by the coding sequence ATGATTTTGTACAAAAAAGTAGTATTCTTTTCTCTTTTTATAATTAGTTTTTGTTCTTCATTAGTTGCACAAGAGTTGGGGAATAAAGAAGCTATAGTTCTTCAGAAGAATTATCCATTTTTATATTTTATAGCGCAACAATCGTCCATTTCAAAGGAACTTATTTCGAATAAATGGTATCAGGGATTTACACAAAGAAAATTAGGCAAAATAAATAGTTTGGACGAGTTTTCCTTTCAAGCAAATTCTTTTGCCTTATTTGATGCATTGAAACTAAATAGTTTGGAAACGGATAGCTTGGCGAAAATCGTGTCTAATTCTTTGCGTAAAAATGTCTTGATGCTGGATTGGCTAAAGAGGAATAAGGGATTGTATAAAACTGAAACTGCTGACATTTCTACTCAAATTTATAATGATTTTTTACAAGATCTTTCGGGGATAAATTATGTAATTGATGTGTATGGAAAAGGGCAAAAGTCTAATTATCCAAACATTGATTCTATAAGTTTGCCTATTAAAACATCTAACGAAAGAAAGATGGTTCAACAGTTGTTTTGGGATGTTGAACAAAATTATTATAGTTCGAATTCATTTTTCATGGAAGCGAATTTACGTGCAGCTTCCCATTTATTGGAATTAAACGGCCGCTACGATGCTGCAGACTTCGAACCAATGGCAACCAGCGTTAATAAAACCGCATTGTCAAATTTCAAATCAGTAAAATGGGCAGATTATAAATATTCGCATATTTTAGTTTTAGGTGCTGGACCTGAAGTAAAAGAAGATAGTATTAACCCAGTTGGAATACTGCGTTGTCAATTAGCTGCTGATTTGTATAAAGAAAAACTTGCGCCAGTTATAATCGTCTCTGGAGGACGTGTACATCCATACAAAACCAATTATAGTGAAGCGTTGGAAATGAAAAAATATTTGGTTAATGAATTACATATACCAAAATATGCGATAATTATGGAACCTCATGCGCGTCATACGACTACCAATATTCGAAATGGTGTACGTTTGTTGATGAAATATCATTTTCCAATGGATAAAGAAGGTTTGATTGTTACTACGCACGAACAAAGTTCTTGGTTGACGGATGCAAAATTTGCAAAGCGGTGCGAGGAGGAGATGAGCGTGATTCCATTTAATAATATGCATAGAATCTCGCCAACTGTAGTTTCTTATATCCCAAATTTACAATCTTTATTGATTAATAATAAAGAACCTTTGGATCCATAG